A single window of Acidimicrobiales bacterium DNA harbors:
- a CDS encoding class II fumarate hydratase — MSSQTSGEFRIEHDSMGDVRVPKTAKYQAQTQRAVDNFPISGTTVERSLISALAAIKGAAAAENARLKTVERKVAEAIRSAAEEVAAGQWDAEFPIDVFQTGSGTSTNMNMNEVLATLATERLGSKVHPNDHVNASQSSNDVFPSAIHLAAATEIRGSLVPALTHLSKALRKKSRQFKSVVKSGRTHLMDATPVTLGQEFGGYAAAIEHGVERLESCLPRVGELPLGGTAVGTGINAPKLFASRVIRRLAEERDIPLTEARDHFEAQGARDALVEASGVLRTIAVSLYKCATDLRWMGSGPRTGLAEIRIPDLQPGSSIMPGKVNPVIPEAVSQVVAQVIGNDAAVAFAGAAGNFELNVMLPVIGRNLLESIRLLSSVSVVFADKCIAGIEADEERCRTYALSSPSIGTSLNPYIGYEEAAKVIKASVAEGKDLRTIVLERGLLTEEEVDRALDVEAMTRGGIVG, encoded by the coding sequence ATGAGCAGCCAGACAAGCGGAGAGTTCCGGATCGAGCACGACTCAATGGGGGACGTGCGGGTGCCCAAGACGGCCAAGTACCAGGCGCAGACCCAGCGGGCCGTGGACAACTTCCCGATCTCGGGCACCACTGTGGAGCGTTCGCTCATTTCGGCACTTGCCGCCATCAAGGGCGCGGCCGCCGCCGAGAACGCCCGCTTGAAGACGGTGGAGCGGAAGGTCGCGGAGGCCATTCGTTCGGCGGCTGAGGAGGTGGCCGCCGGCCAGTGGGACGCCGAATTCCCCATCGACGTATTCCAGACCGGTTCGGGCACGTCGACGAACATGAACATGAACGAGGTCCTCGCGACGCTGGCCACGGAGCGCCTCGGCTCCAAGGTGCACCCCAACGACCACGTCAACGCCTCTCAATCGTCCAACGACGTGTTCCCGTCGGCGATCCACCTCGCCGCGGCGACGGAGATCCGCGGGTCGCTCGTCCCCGCACTGACGCATCTGTCGAAGGCCCTGCGCAAGAAGAGCCGCCAGTTCAAGTCGGTCGTGAAGTCGGGGCGCACCCATCTCATGGACGCGACACCGGTCACCCTCGGTCAGGAGTTCGGCGGATACGCCGCGGCCATCGAGCACGGGGTCGAGCGCCTGGAGTCCTGCCTGCCCCGGGTGGGCGAACTGCCGCTCGGGGGAACCGCGGTGGGGACTGGTATCAACGCGCCGAAGCTGTTCGCTTCGCGGGTGATCAGGCGACTCGCGGAGGAGCGGGATATCCCCCTCACCGAAGCGCGCGACCATTTCGAGGCGCAAGGAGCGCGAGACGCTCTGGTGGAGGCATCCGGTGTCCTGCGCACCATCGCTGTGTCTTTGTACAAGTGCGCGACCGACCTTCGGTGGATGGGAAGCGGACCGCGAACCGGGCTCGCGGAGATCCGTATCCCGGACCTGCAGCCGGGGTCGTCGATCATGCCCGGCAAGGTGAATCCGGTCATCCCCGAAGCTGTGTCGCAGGTGGTCGCCCAGGTGATCGGCAACGACGCCGCAGTCGCGTTTGCCGGCGCCGCCGGCAACTTCGAGCTCAACGTCATGCTGCCCGTCATCGGGCGTAACCTGCTCGAGTCGATCCGGCTGCTTTCCTCGGTCAGCGTCGTGTTCGCGGACAAATGCATCGCCGGCATAGAGGCCGACGAGGAGCGCTGCCGTACCTACGCACTCTCTTCTCCGTCCATCGGCACCTCGCTCAATCCGTACATCGGTTACGAGGAGGCGGCGAAGGTGATCAAGGCGTCGGTCGCCGAAGGCAAGGACCTCCGGACGATCGTGTTGGAAAGGGGACTGCTAACAGAAGAGGAAGTGGACCGCGCGCTCGACGTGGAGGCGATGACGCGAGGTGGCATAGTCGGCTGA
- a CDS encoding NlpC/P60 family protein — MTDPCGRSPRLVRATALAAALAAAAAFAAGAPAAAAAGSGGPTTTAPTEASLQVQAQELAAQIQADGRQLDKMAEAYNAAQIRSTQLASQVAALQAESARTAAEAVVTRKVLKQQAVLSYVVGGAPVVGSVPGNANHDPNIALSYAEIVSGGQKRALEAYQQVMSAQASQARQLATAQHDAAVTLSTIASDKAAAIQADTARRQALAQVNGQMAVLIAQVQAQQQAAAKAAALAAQQHRVSAPPTTSKPSPTTTPPAGHTSTTLAGTTPATSGSSSQGSSSGSSSGSYTQAPGANKAIAYAYAQLGKPYQWGGAGPNSFDCSGLTMMAWEQAGIYFPHLAQDQYNLTQPVPVSSAIPGDLIFFGTPNNVDHVGIYIGNGQMIDAPQTGQNVSIQSIYWSDLLGAGRVTTSS; from the coding sequence ATGACCGACCCGTGTGGACGCTCCCCCCGGCTGGTCCGGGCCACGGCGCTCGCGGCAGCCTTGGCTGCGGCCGCCGCATTCGCCGCCGGCGCGCCTGCGGCCGCCGCCGCGGGCTCCGGTGGTCCCACGACCACCGCTCCGACGGAGGCCTCGCTCCAGGTCCAGGCGCAGGAACTCGCCGCCCAGATCCAGGCCGACGGCCGTCAGCTGGACAAGATGGCCGAGGCCTACAACGCCGCTCAGATCAGGAGCACGCAGCTGGCGAGCCAGGTCGCGGCGTTGCAGGCGGAGTCCGCGCGCACCGCCGCTGAGGCGGTAGTGACCCGGAAGGTGCTCAAGCAGCAGGCAGTCCTTTCCTACGTCGTAGGAGGGGCTCCAGTTGTCGGCTCGGTCCCCGGCAACGCCAACCACGACCCCAACATCGCACTGTCGTACGCCGAGATCGTCAGCGGAGGCCAGAAGCGGGCGCTGGAGGCCTACCAGCAGGTGATGTCCGCGCAGGCGTCGCAGGCGCGCCAGCTGGCCACGGCGCAACACGACGCCGCGGTCACGCTGTCGACCATCGCTTCCGACAAAGCGGCTGCGATCCAGGCCGACACGGCCCGGCGCCAGGCTCTCGCGCAGGTGAACGGGCAGATGGCCGTTCTGATCGCACAAGTGCAGGCCCAGCAGCAGGCAGCCGCGAAAGCAGCAGCCCTCGCGGCACAGCAACACCGGGTATCGGCACCGCCGACCACCTCCAAACCATCACCCACGACCACCCCGCCGGCCGGACACACGTCGACGACCTTGGCCGGCACCACACCGGCCACCTCGGGCTCATCGTCGCAGGGCAGCTCCTCGGGGAGTTCCAGCGGCAGCTACACGCAAGCTCCCGGGGCGAACAAAGCGATCGCGTATGCGTACGCGCAGCTCGGCAAGCCCTACCAGTGGGGCGGCGCCGGCCCCAACAGTTTCGACTGCTCCGGCTTGACGATGATGGCCTGGGAGCAGGCGGGCATCTACTTCCCGCACCTCGCTCAAGACCAGTACAACCTCACGCAGCCGGTCCCAGTGTCGAGCGCCATTCCGGGCGACCTCATCTTCTTCGGGACCCCGAACAACGTCGACCACGTGGGCATCTACATCGGTAACGGGCAGATGATCGACGCACCCCAGACAGGGCAGAACGTGAGCATCCAGTCGATCTACTGGTCCGACCTTCTCGGCGCAGGGAGAGTGACCACCTCCAGCTGA
- a CDS encoding NAD(P)H-quinone oxidoreductase: protein MLAVTTGDGRISVQEHPDPVPGAGQVLVRVRAAGLNGADMMQQRGLYPAPQGAPPDIPGLELAGEVVGAGPGTSRFSLGDRVMAVVGGGGQAELAVVHEREAMPIPAGLDWGSAGGLPEVFTTAHDALFTQAGLAPGDRVCIHGAAGGVGTAAVQLAATAGARVVATVRSVDRRRAVEELGATVVDPAETEANGPYDVILELLGAVNLDVNLRSLATGGRICVIGIGAGASGQINLGLLMSRRGRIHGSTLRSRPLEGKAAAARLVEAHVLPLFEAGRLRVPIDRTFALTEAEDAYAHFDSGGKFGKILLTTG from the coding sequence GTGCTTGCTGTCACGACCGGCGACGGACGGATCTCGGTCCAAGAGCACCCCGATCCCGTCCCGGGCGCGGGCCAGGTTCTGGTTCGGGTGAGAGCTGCCGGTTTGAACGGCGCAGACATGATGCAGCAGCGCGGCCTCTACCCCGCCCCGCAGGGAGCACCCCCGGACATACCGGGCCTGGAGCTCGCTGGCGAGGTCGTTGGTGCCGGCCCCGGGACCTCGCGTTTCAGTCTCGGCGACCGGGTCATGGCGGTGGTCGGTGGTGGCGGGCAGGCCGAACTGGCAGTCGTTCACGAGCGCGAGGCGATGCCGATCCCGGCCGGCCTGGACTGGGGGTCCGCCGGCGGGTTGCCTGAGGTGTTCACGACTGCCCACGACGCCCTCTTCACGCAGGCTGGGCTGGCACCTGGCGACCGGGTTTGCATCCACGGGGCTGCCGGCGGTGTCGGCACGGCGGCGGTCCAGCTGGCTGCCACCGCAGGAGCGAGGGTCGTGGCGACCGTGCGTTCGGTGGACCGCCGGCGGGCGGTCGAAGAACTCGGTGCGACCGTCGTCGACCCCGCCGAGACCGAGGCAAACGGCCCCTACGACGTGATCCTGGAGCTCCTCGGCGCAGTGAACCTCGACGTGAACCTGCGTTCGCTCGCGACCGGCGGGCGCATCTGCGTGATCGGAATCGGGGCCGGGGCAAGCGGGCAGATCAACCTCGGGTTGCTCATGTCGCGGCGCGGCCGGATCCACGGCTCGACGCTGCGCTCGCGGCCTCTCGAGGGAAAGGCAGCCGCCGCTCGGCTCGTGGAGGCACATGTGCTGCCCTTGTTCGAGGCCGGCCGGTTGCGGGTCCCGATCGACAGGACCTTCGCCCTGACCGAAGCCGAGGACGCGTACGCCCACTTCGACAGCGGCGGGAAGTTCGGGAAGATCCTGCTGACCACCGGCTAA
- a CDS encoding DUF1707 domain-containing protein, whose product MRISDTERQRTIDELRRHCAAGRIDVDEYAHRIETVMGASTLEDLDAVLHDLPMLRIADPSMPGERSGSGSLFEPRGLAPGEEAGGGRRLAAAVTVLLTVAIVITAAVLLAVVSWGWALVLLGGWTTGLVQGVVLRRRRRA is encoded by the coding sequence ATGCGCATCTCTGACACCGAGCGCCAACGGACTATCGACGAGCTGCGCCGCCACTGCGCGGCCGGGCGCATCGACGTCGACGAGTACGCACACCGTATCGAGACGGTGATGGGCGCCTCGACCCTCGAGGATCTCGATGCGGTCCTCCATGACCTGCCGATGCTGCGCATTGCCGACCCCTCGATGCCAGGGGAGCGGTCGGGGTCGGGCTCGCTGTTCGAGCCTCGGGGTCTCGCCCCGGGCGAGGAAGCGGGTGGTGGACGGCGTCTGGCGGCCGCGGTGACGGTCCTGCTGACAGTGGCGATCGTGATCACTGCGGCCGTGCTGCTCGCTGTCGTGTCGTGGGGCTGGGCGCTGGTGCTCCTGGGGGGATGGACAACCGGCCTGGTCCAGGGAGTCGTCCTGCGAAGGCGCCGTCGCGCCTAG
- a CDS encoding DMT family transporter translates to MLAVLCAIGAAMMYALASVLQQRGAAKQPLESSMRFGLLARLLRHPVWVLGLGCDVAGYALQFVALGRGPIVVVQPLLVCGLLFALPVGAAWAGRMLTVRDWLAAIAVCSGLAVFLTVAAPERGRADVSAPVWAALLAGGGAVSAVLVLASRRRAPWQRAMQLSAAAGVIYGVAAALTVTAAHLLGKGVPVLLEHWQPYMLVAAGVVGMLVAQSAFQAGPLDVSLPMMSVVDPVVSILIGALAFEESVASGASAVAGEVLSLVVMFAGVVVLGRSQAMQALHGAGGPGSSKA, encoded by the coding sequence ATGTTGGCGGTGCTGTGCGCCATTGGAGCGGCGATGATGTACGCGCTGGCATCGGTGCTACAGCAGCGCGGCGCTGCGAAGCAGCCTCTCGAGAGCTCTATGCGGTTCGGCCTCCTGGCCCGACTGCTACGCCATCCGGTTTGGGTTCTCGGGCTCGGGTGCGACGTGGCGGGCTACGCACTGCAGTTCGTGGCCCTCGGTCGCGGACCGATAGTCGTGGTGCAGCCCCTTCTCGTCTGCGGCCTGCTGTTCGCGCTTCCGGTGGGTGCCGCCTGGGCGGGGCGGATGCTCACCGTCCGCGACTGGCTGGCAGCGATCGCCGTGTGCTCGGGCCTCGCCGTCTTCCTCACGGTGGCCGCGCCGGAGAGAGGCCGCGCCGACGTCAGCGCGCCGGTCTGGGCGGCCCTGCTCGCGGGCGGCGGAGCGGTTTCCGCCGTCTTGGTGCTGGCGAGCCGGAGACGAGCGCCGTGGCAGCGAGCGATGCAGCTCTCGGCAGCGGCCGGCGTGATCTACGGGGTCGCGGCTGCGCTGACGGTGACCGCAGCTCATCTGCTCGGGAAAGGGGTTCCGGTGCTTCTGGAGCACTGGCAGCCATACATGCTGGTCGCGGCGGGAGTGGTCGGCATGCTGGTGGCACAAAGCGCATTTCAGGCCGGTCCGCTGGACGTGTCCCTACCGATGATGAGCGTGGTGGATCCCGTGGTCAGCATCTTGATAGGCGCCTTGGCCTTCGAGGAGAGCGTCGCGTCGGGAGCTTCGGCCGTGGCGGGCGAGGTGCTGTCACTGGTGGTCATGTTCGCTGGGGTCGTCGTCCTCGGCCGCTCGCAGGCGATGCAGGCTCTGCACGGGGCCGGGGGGCCAGGCAGTTCGAAGGCTTGA
- a CDS encoding MFS transporter, with product MGAIDYGRQWRRHADRAARATGRHLDRVLGGPDRRRIIVVMACVLALNSADSATVGASATQLRSALHIDNADIGILVAVSSLVAAAASIPFGIIADRWRRTRVLGFTIVTWSAAMLWSATAGSFSELLWSRLFLGMGTAAAGPIVASLIGDYFGSAERGRIYSYILTGELAGAGVGFAITGDIAAISWRAAFVALALPAMYLAWQVLHLPEPERGEQDPLRGMGGAASEPTDAQRLAEERGIQPDPARILGPEVRSMGLRDAVRVVLGIRTNVTLIIASACGYFYLSGIETFAVEYVKEQYGVDQALANLLLFVLGVGAVGGVLLAGGLSDRLLQRGFLTSRVVVPGVAAILASFLFLPAILTRSTITAIPYLTAAAFMLSAQNPPIDAGRLDIVPPLLWGRAEGIRTALRTAAQSLAPPIFGFMSNSVLGHGRKGLQLTFSVTLVLLLASGVILLRAVRTYPADVATASASRDREVRQGPTRGAQPDSAGSPVPPPPAGPVWPDPPVPT from the coding sequence ATGGGAGCCATCGACTACGGCCGGCAGTGGCGCCGGCACGCGGATCGGGCTGCTCGGGCGACGGGCAGGCATCTCGACCGCGTTCTCGGGGGTCCGGATCGGCGCCGGATCATCGTGGTCATGGCGTGCGTGCTGGCGCTCAACAGTGCCGACTCGGCGACGGTCGGCGCATCCGCCACACAGCTCCGCTCGGCGCTGCACATCGACAACGCCGACATAGGCATCCTCGTGGCGGTCAGCTCCCTGGTCGCTGCGGCCGCCAGCATCCCTTTCGGCATCATTGCCGACCGGTGGCGGCGAACCCGTGTCCTCGGCTTCACCATCGTCACCTGGAGCGCCGCGATGCTCTGGAGCGCGACTGCCGGGTCTTTTTCCGAGCTGCTGTGGTCCCGTCTCTTCCTCGGGATGGGGACGGCCGCCGCCGGGCCGATCGTCGCTTCTCTCATCGGCGACTACTTCGGCAGCGCCGAGCGGGGGCGCATCTACAGCTACATCCTCACCGGTGAACTCGCCGGCGCGGGTGTCGGCTTCGCGATAACAGGCGACATCGCCGCTATTTCGTGGCGGGCAGCGTTCGTCGCCCTTGCCCTGCCGGCCATGTACCTCGCCTGGCAGGTCCTGCACCTGCCCGAACCTGAACGCGGCGAGCAGGACCCACTGCGGGGGATGGGGGGCGCGGCTTCAGAGCCGACCGACGCCCAGCGGCTCGCCGAGGAACGGGGTATCCAGCCGGACCCGGCGAGGATCCTCGGGCCGGAAGTTCGCAGCATGGGCCTGCGCGACGCCGTGCGCGTCGTGCTCGGGATCCGTACGAACGTCACGCTCATCATTGCGAGCGCGTGCGGCTACTTCTACCTCTCGGGCATCGAGACGTTCGCAGTGGAGTATGTAAAAGAGCAGTACGGGGTGGATCAGGCGCTCGCGAACCTGCTCCTGTTCGTGCTCGGGGTGGGGGCGGTCGGCGGTGTGCTCCTGGCGGGAGGGCTGAGCGACCGCCTGTTGCAGAGGGGCTTTTTGACGTCGCGGGTTGTCGTCCCGGGTGTCGCAGCGATCCTGGCGAGCTTCCTCTTCCTGCCGGCGATCCTGACGCGGAGCACGATCACCGCCATTCCTTATCTGACCGCCGCGGCCTTCATGCTCTCCGCCCAGAACCCTCCGATCGACGCCGGCCGCCTCGACATAGTCCCGCCTCTTCTGTGGGGGAGGGCGGAAGGTATAAGGACGGCTCTGCGAACTGCCGCTCAGTCGTTGGCCCCGCCGATATTCGGGTTCATGTCCAACTCGGTGCTCGGCCACGGCAGGAAGGGCCTCCAGCTGACGTTCAGCGTCACCTTGGTCCTGCTCTTGGCAAGCGGGGTGATCCTGCTGCGCGCGGTCAGGACGTATCCGGCCGACGTGGCAACAGCCTCGGCGTCGCGGGACCGCGAAGTGCGCCAGGGTCCGACGCGGGGAGCCCAACCGGACAGCGCGGGCTCGCCGGTACCCCCGCCGCCCGCTGGGCCGGTATGGCCTGACCCGCCTGTGCCGACCTGA
- the sodN gene encoding superoxide dismutase, Ni, giving the protein MTIVSRLFSFADRVSAPQQAHAHCDLPCGVYDPAQARIEAESVKACMEKFNGSDDNVFKTRAVMIKEERAELVKHHLWVLWTDYFKPNHLEAHPELHELFWNATKAAGEAKKTNDVSVAEDLLAKIGEIDKIFWETKK; this is encoded by the coding sequence ATGACGATTGTCTCTCGACTGTTCAGCTTCGCGGATCGCGTAAGCGCGCCGCAGCAGGCCCACGCGCACTGCGACCTGCCCTGTGGCGTCTACGACCCGGCGCAGGCCCGGATCGAGGCAGAGTCGGTCAAAGCGTGCATGGAGAAGTTCAACGGCTCCGACGACAACGTCTTCAAGACCCGCGCCGTGATGATCAAGGAGGAGCGAGCGGAGCTCGTGAAGCACCACCTCTGGGTGCTGTGGACCGACTACTTCAAGCCGAACCACCTCGAAGCTCACCCGGAGCTGCACGAGCTGTTCTGGAACGCGACCAAGGCCGCCGGTGAAGCCAAGAAGACCAACGATGTGTCCGTCGCCGAGGACCTCCTCGCCAAGATCGGCGAGATCGACAAGATCTTCTGGGAGACCAAGAAGTAG
- the sodX gene encoding nickel-type superoxide dismutase maturation protease, which produces MVCERSHPTHSPRRGWPAAAVLGTVAAAAWEIARRCRRLEVVGDSMLPSFEAGDRLLAVRAGRIRPGDVVAVPDPGQEGRLLVKRVHSVSRDSLEVRGDNDSASTDSRTFGPVRRSAVVGKIVYRYAPTERATWRP; this is translated from the coding sequence ATGGTCTGTGAGCGTTCTCACCCTACCCACTCTCCCCGACGCGGTTGGCCGGCGGCGGCGGTCCTCGGGACCGTCGCGGCTGCAGCGTGGGAGATCGCGCGTCGCTGCAGGCGCCTGGAGGTCGTGGGCGACAGCATGCTGCCGTCGTTCGAGGCCGGCGACCGTCTGCTGGCGGTCAGGGCGGGGCGAATCCGTCCCGGCGACGTCGTCGCGGTGCCGGATCCCGGGCAAGAGGGACGGCTCCTGGTGAAGCGTGTCCATAGCGTCTCCCGAGATTCCCTGGAGGTGAGGGGCGACAACGACTCGGCCAGCACCGACAGCCGCACCTTCGGCCCGGTGCGCCGGAGCGCGGTGGTGGGGAAGATCGTGTACCGCTACGCGCCGACGGAAAGGGCCACGTGGCGTCCCTAG
- a CDS encoding lysophospholipid acyltransferase family protein has product MSPPAGVTQHPARGGALVPLRPLEEPAPPPDLRHSDVDEWGRSESARELFRRIYTPLYRYWFRVEWEGIEKIPAKGGALLVANHAGAIPADAPIIMHGIEEEIGRPVYGMADHLFRSLPVVGTLWARGGGVAAHPDNAYRLLHDQGHLALVFPEGTKGTGKAFTERYKLRRFGRGGFVEIAMRAGVPVIPITVVGSEEVMPIVVKAQRLAKILGVPYVPITANMLLLGPLGLLGYFPAKIKVRVLDPVTFDVEPDQERYPRSHVFEEAEAIRRRMQMSIYDMLRKRRSVWFG; this is encoded by the coding sequence ATGTCGCCACCGGCCGGGGTCACGCAGCACCCAGCCCGCGGGGGTGCCCTGGTCCCGCTCCGTCCCCTGGAGGAGCCGGCTCCACCACCCGACCTGCGGCACAGCGACGTGGACGAGTGGGGCCGGTCCGAATCGGCCAGGGAGCTCTTCCGGCGCATCTATACACCCCTGTACCGGTACTGGTTCAGGGTCGAGTGGGAGGGGATCGAGAAGATCCCGGCCAAGGGCGGGGCGCTCCTCGTCGCCAACCACGCCGGCGCGATACCGGCGGACGCTCCGATCATCATGCACGGGATCGAGGAGGAGATCGGAAGGCCCGTGTACGGCATGGCCGACCACCTGTTCCGGTCCCTGCCCGTGGTGGGCACGCTGTGGGCCCGGGGCGGTGGTGTCGCCGCCCACCCGGACAACGCCTACCGGCTCCTGCACGACCAGGGGCACCTTGCGCTCGTGTTCCCCGAAGGCACCAAGGGAACCGGAAAGGCCTTCACCGAGCGTTACAAGCTCAGGCGTTTCGGCAGAGGGGGATTCGTCGAGATCGCCATGCGGGCGGGCGTACCGGTGATCCCGATCACCGTCGTCGGCTCGGAAGAGGTCATGCCGATCGTGGTCAAGGCGCAGCGCCTGGCCAAGATCCTGGGTGTCCCGTATGTCCCGATCACGGCGAACATGCTGCTGCTCGGACCACTCGGGCTACTCGGCTACTTCCCCGCGAAGATCAAGGTGCGAGTGCTCGACCCGGTCACCTTCGACGTCGAGCCGGACCAGGAGAGATACCCGCGAAGCCACGTATTCGAAGAGGCCGAGGCGATTCGCCGGAGAATGCAGATGAGCATCTACGACATGCTTCGCAAACGCCGCAGCGTGTGGTTCGGGTGA
- a CDS encoding NAD-dependent epimerase/dehydratase family protein, translating to MGRRLLITGLSTYWGGRLALAFERDPDVEVIVGMDSENPVVPLERTEFVRADDNYSILARLMKATQVDTVVHAGLVVDSSLMPDRRIHEKNVIGTMNLLAAAGGEDSKVRCLVVKSSALVYGASRTDPTWFSEETRRTGPARTRTERSLLEVESYLRAFAEDNPAVAVCVLRCANVLGDGLATSLSKALSMPAVPSIVGFDPQLQFVEQEDVVRSIEFVIRGCLEGVYNVAGDGRLPWSEIRAIAGKPALPLSPVLTGLAVAPLNRARILSLPPEVLDLLRFGRGIDNRKLKAAGFRYRYTTAGAVENFVEDTRLRRVMGETRPTYRYEGDVEAFFRHSPAVVRH from the coding sequence TTGGGCCGCCGACTCCTGATCACAGGCCTTTCCACGTATTGGGGCGGCCGCCTGGCGCTCGCGTTCGAGCGCGACCCCGACGTCGAGGTGATCGTCGGGATGGACAGCGAGAACCCCGTGGTCCCGCTCGAGCGCACCGAGTTCGTTCGCGCGGACGACAACTACTCGATCCTCGCCCGCTTGATGAAGGCGACGCAGGTCGACACGGTCGTCCACGCCGGACTGGTCGTCGACTCGTCGCTCATGCCCGACCGGCGCATCCACGAGAAGAACGTCATCGGCACGATGAACCTGCTCGCTGCGGCTGGAGGCGAGGACAGCAAGGTCCGGTGCCTGGTGGTGAAGTCTTCGGCCCTCGTGTACGGAGCGTCGCGGACAGATCCAACCTGGTTCAGCGAGGAGACCCGGCGCACCGGTCCGGCTCGCACGCGCACGGAACGGTCGCTGCTGGAGGTGGAGAGCTACCTGAGAGCGTTCGCGGAGGACAACCCTGCCGTCGCGGTTTGCGTGCTGCGCTGCGCGAACGTGCTCGGCGACGGTCTGGCGACCTCGCTATCCAAGGCGCTGTCCATGCCGGCTGTCCCGTCGATCGTCGGTTTCGACCCGCAGCTGCAGTTCGTGGAGCAGGAAGACGTCGTGCGCTCCATCGAGTTCGTGATCCGGGGGTGCCTCGAAGGGGTCTACAACGTCGCCGGCGACGGGCGGCTGCCATGGTCGGAGATCCGGGCCATCGCCGGCAAGCCCGCGCTCCCCCTCAGCCCGGTCCTGACAGGTCTTGCGGTCGCACCGCTCAACCGGGCCAGGATCTTGTCGCTCCCGCCGGAGGTGCTCGACCTTCTCCGGTTCGGCCGCGGAATCGACAACCGCAAGCTGAAGGCCGCCGGCTTCCGCTACCGCTACACCACCGCGGGCGCCGTCGAGAACTTCGTGGAGGACACCCGGTTGCGTCGCGTGATGGGCGAGACGAGGCCGACGTACCGCTACGAGGGCGACGTGGAGGCCTTCTTCCGGCATTCGCCGGCTGTCGTACGCCATTGA
- a CDS encoding GNAT family protein, with the protein MSWIGTNRVSVPSLTGRRVLLRPLTPADFEAWREVRTRSRDWLVKWEPRPLPGQPDATEDRRVFAARCGARERERQLGSGYGFGIFVGPGRDRFAGEINLGSVQRGPYQNAYVGYWIDEAAAGHGYVPEAFAVLCRFAFDDLSLHRLQASIIPRNRPSHRVVEKLGLRNEGVAVRYLQINGVWEDHVRYAITFEEWAERREELMAAWILPDEGDS; encoded by the coding sequence GTGAGCTGGATCGGCACCAACCGGGTGAGCGTGCCCTCGCTCACCGGGCGACGGGTGCTCCTGCGCCCGCTCACCCCGGCGGACTTCGAGGCGTGGCGCGAGGTGAGGACGCGCTCCCGGGATTGGCTCGTGAAGTGGGAGCCGCGGCCGCTGCCGGGCCAGCCGGACGCCACGGAGGATCGCCGCGTGTTCGCCGCCCGCTGCGGGGCTCGCGAGCGCGAGCGGCAGCTCGGGAGCGGTTACGGGTTCGGCATCTTCGTCGGGCCGGGGCGCGACCGCTTTGCCGGCGAGATAAACCTCGGGTCGGTCCAGCGGGGCCCCTACCAGAACGCATACGTCGGTTACTGGATCGACGAGGCCGCGGCCGGTCACGGCTACGTGCCCGAGGCGTTCGCCGTGCTCTGCAGGTTCGCGTTCGACGATCTGTCCCTGCACCGTCTGCAGGCGTCGATCATCCCGCGGAACCGGCCGAGTCACCGGGTGGTCGAGAAGCTGGGCTTGCGAAACGAGGGCGTCGCGGTGCGCTACCTGCAGATCAACGGGGTCTGGGAGGACCACGTGCGCTACGCGATCACGTTCGAGGAGTGGGCCGAGCGTCGCGAGGAGCTCATGGCGGCGTGGATCCTGCCCGACGAGGGCGACTCCTAG